Below is a genomic region from Mycolicibacter hiberniae.
CCGACGCGTCGGCCCAGTTCCCCCGAAACCGGCTGGCCGGTGACGGTGACACCGAAGTCGCCGCGCACGGCGTGCGAGGCCCAGTGCGCGTAACGCAACGGAATCGGCTTGTCCAAGCCGAGCTCGGCGGCTTTGGCGTCGATCACGGCCTGCGGCGGCCGCGGGTTGCGCTGCATGAGGCTGTCCAACGGCGCGAAGGCCAAAGACGTCAGGCAGAACGTCAGAAACGAAGCCAGGCCCAGCAGCACCAGATAGTTCAGCGCCCGCCCGGCCAGAAACCGCGTCATGGCCCACAGGGTAGAGGGCCGCGGCGCGACCGCGCCGGATGCGCCATGCCGATCTGCGCTCGTGTCTGTGGTCGGGGCGACCGGGAAAGAAACTCGGCTGATTTTTACCCGTGAAATCCCCGAGAACCTTCACTAGGCTCCGCACGACTCGGCACCACTAATCCGACAGAAAGAGAGAACCTGTGACCGTCACCGACGAGTACCTGGCCAACAATGCGGAATACGCGAAGACCTTCACGGGCCCGCTGCCCATGCCGCCGAGCAAGCACGTCGCGATCGTCGCCTGCATGGACGCTCGCCTGGACGTCTACCGCGTGCTGGGACTCAATGAGGGCGAGGCGCACACCATCCGCAATGCCGGTGGCGTGGTCTCCGACGACGCGATCCGCTCGCTGGCGATCAGCCAGCGGCTGCTGGGCACCCGGGAGATCATCCTGATCCACCACACCGACTGCGGGATGCTGACGTTCACCGACGACGACTTCAAGCGGTCCATCCTGGAGGAGACCGGCATCCGCCCGACCTGGTCGGCAGAGGCGTTCCCGGACGCCACGGAGGACGTCCGCCAGTCGCTGCGGCGGATCCAGGCCAGTCCTTTCATCACCGCCACCACGTCGCTGCGCGGGTTCGTGTTCGACGTCGCCACCGGCAAGCTCGACGAAGTCACCCTGTAATTCCCGCACCTGCCCCTGGGGGGTGGGTGAGGCCTGGTACAACGCGGTGCGGGGCCCCTGTCGCAAGGCAGCGGGTCCCGCATCGTGCGTTGGCACGCGTCACGTTGACAGCACCGCGGTGCGACTGGTTGCATAGCCAGCCATAACCAACAAATATGGTAAGTCTCACCAAGA
It encodes:
- a CDS encoding beta-class carbonic anhydrase; this encodes MTVTDEYLANNAEYAKTFTGPLPMPPSKHVAIVACMDARLDVYRVLGLNEGEAHTIRNAGGVVSDDAIRSLAISQRLLGTREIILIHHTDCGMLTFTDDDFKRSILEETGIRPTWSAEAFPDATEDVRQSLRRIQASPFITATTSLRGFVFDVATGKLDEVTL